The Nitriliruptor alkaliphilus DSM 45188 genome includes a region encoding these proteins:
- a CDS encoding SLC13 family permease, with protein sequence MDPNALIAIAILAGLLVALIREVASPAPILIGGVVLFVLAGILPAEQAFAGLSNPATISIAGLYVVARAVRDHAGLDRVVDRLLGDGTSGSRGAVARLVGPVLGLSGVVNNTPLVAATGPIVRTWAERRGVAATHLLIPLSFAAILGGLLTTIGTSPTLVVSGLMLDAGQPAFTFFTITAAGLPIAVIGGLLIVLLAPKLLPDRRSPHEQLVGHERDYTVRLAVTEAGPVAGRTVAEAGLRELPTTYLASIVRAGHPLPTVSPNERLTAGDELVFVGQVGHISELLAHPGLVEAEQPQTEMLDGDGHQLVECVVASNSPLVGATLKSSSFRGRYGGAVVAIHRAGTRVQQKLGTVDLHGGDALLVYADNGFPERWQDRPDFSIVAPFLDGRATTPAGSRHRWTTLGTLAGMVTLAATGLLPILTSILLACSVLVATRAIAFRRALDALDRDVLLIVAAAIGLGAGMQASGLAAAAASLIGQIAVGRSPLVAIAAVVLGTMLLTELITNVAAAALMVPIAIDVAERVGYETTGFAVAVAVAASSSFLTPIGYQTNTMVYGLGGYRFGDFWRLGLPLAALTLATCLVVVPLVWG encoded by the coding sequence GTGGACCCGAACGCCCTGATCGCGATCGCGATCCTCGCCGGGCTGCTCGTGGCGCTCATCCGCGAGGTCGCGTCCCCGGCACCGATCCTGATCGGCGGCGTGGTCCTGTTCGTCCTCGCGGGCATCCTCCCGGCCGAACAGGCCTTCGCCGGCCTGTCGAACCCCGCCACGATCAGTATCGCCGGCCTGTACGTCGTCGCCCGTGCCGTCCGCGACCACGCGGGGCTCGACCGGGTCGTCGACCGCCTCCTCGGCGACGGCACCAGCGGTTCGCGAGGAGCGGTCGCACGCCTCGTCGGCCCCGTGCTCGGCCTCTCCGGGGTGGTCAACAACACCCCGCTGGTCGCCGCCACCGGACCGATCGTGCGGACCTGGGCCGAACGTCGCGGGGTCGCCGCGACCCACCTGCTCATCCCGCTGTCGTTCGCCGCCATCCTCGGTGGCCTGCTGACCACCATCGGGACCAGCCCCACCCTCGTGGTCTCGGGGCTGATGCTCGACGCCGGGCAGCCGGCGTTCACCTTCTTCACCATCACCGCTGCCGGACTGCCCATCGCCGTCATCGGCGGGCTGCTGATCGTCCTGCTCGCCCCGAAGCTGCTGCCCGACCGGCGCAGCCCGCACGAGCAGCTCGTCGGCCACGAACGCGACTACACCGTCCGTCTGGCCGTCACCGAGGCAGGGCCCGTCGCCGGCCGCACCGTCGCCGAGGCCGGCCTCCGCGAGCTGCCCACCACCTACCTGGCGAGCATCGTCCGCGCCGGCCACCCGCTGCCGACGGTGTCGCCGAACGAACGCCTCACCGCCGGCGACGAGCTCGTCTTCGTCGGCCAGGTCGGCCACATCAGCGAGCTGCTCGCCCACCCCGGCCTGGTCGAAGCCGAACAACCCCAGACCGAGATGCTCGACGGCGATGGTCACCAGCTGGTCGAGTGCGTCGTCGCGTCGAACTCGCCCCTCGTCGGCGCGACCCTCAAGTCCTCCTCGTTCCGCGGCCGGTACGGCGGCGCGGTGGTCGCCATCCACCGTGCGGGCACACGGGTCCAACAGAAGCTCGGCACCGTTGACCTGCACGGCGGTGACGCCCTGCTGGTCTACGCCGACAACGGCTTCCCCGAACGCTGGCAGGACCGGCCGGACTTCTCCATCGTCGCCCCGTTCCTCGACGGGCGTGCCACAACCCCCGCGGGTAGCCGGCACCGGTGGACGACCCTCGGCACCCTGGCCGGCATGGTGACGCTGGCCGCCACCGGGCTCCTGCCGATCCTCACGTCGATCCTGCTCGCCTGCAGCGTCCTCGTCGCCACCCGCGCCATCGCCTTCCGCCGGGCCCTCGATGCCCTCGACCGCGACGTGCTGCTGATCGTGGCGGCAGCCATCGGCCTCGGTGCCGGGATGCAGGCCTCCGGTCTGGCTGCGGCCGCTGCCAGCCTCATCGGGCAGATCGCCGTCGGCCGCAGCCCGCTGGTGGCGATCGCTGCCGTGGTGCTCGGCACGATGCTGCTCACCGAGCTGATCACCAACGTCGCCGCAGCCGCGCTGATGGTGCCGATCGCCATCGACGTCGCCGAGCGCGTCGGCTATGAGACCACCGGGTTCGCGGTCGCGGTCGCCGTCGCCGCCTCCTCGTCGTTCCTGACCCCCATCGGCTACCAGACCAACACCATGGTCTACGGCCTCGGTGGCTACCGGTTCGGGGACTTCTGGCGGCTCGGACTGCCCCTGGCAGCGCTGACGCTGGCCACCTGCCTGGTCGTCGTCCCGCTGGTGTGGGGCTGA
- the cysD gene encoding sulfate adenylyltransferase subunit CysD, which yields MSSLAPEQTRTHLRQLEAESIHILREVVAQCERPVMMYSIGKDSSVMLHLARKAFFPGTLPFPLLHIDTTWKFREMIEFRDRTARELDLDLRVHTNEEARAQGINPFDHGSQNYTDLMKTQALKQALTAGRYDAAFGGARRDEEKSRAKERVFSFRDKHHRWDPKNQRPELWQLYNGRVNAGESIRVFPLSNWTELDIWQYIWLEDIPIVPLYYSAPRPTVQRDGVTIMVDDDRFRFEPGEEPVERWVRFRTLGCYPLSGAVESRATTLPDIIQEMLLATRSEREGRVIDYDQSGSMEEKKREGYF from the coding sequence ATGAGCTCCCTCGCGCCTGAGCAGACGCGTACCCACCTCCGCCAGCTCGAGGCCGAGTCGATCCACATCCTGCGTGAGGTCGTCGCCCAGTGCGAACGACCCGTGATGATGTACTCGATCGGCAAGGACTCGTCGGTGATGCTCCACCTGGCGAGGAAGGCGTTCTTCCCCGGCACGCTGCCCTTCCCGCTGCTGCACATCGACACCACGTGGAAGTTCCGCGAGATGATCGAGTTCCGCGACCGGACCGCGCGTGAGCTCGACCTCGACCTGCGGGTGCACACCAACGAGGAAGCCCGGGCCCAGGGCATCAACCCGTTCGACCACGGGTCGCAGAACTACACCGACCTGATGAAGACCCAGGCGCTCAAGCAGGCGCTGACCGCCGGCCGCTACGACGCGGCCTTCGGTGGTGCCCGGCGTGACGAGGAGAAGTCCCGCGCCAAGGAACGGGTGTTCTCCTTCCGCGACAAGCACCACCGCTGGGACCCCAAGAACCAGCGCCCCGAGCTGTGGCAGCTCTACAACGGCCGCGTCAACGCCGGTGAGTCGATCCGCGTGTTCCCGCTGTCGAACTGGACCGAACTCGACATCTGGCAGTACATCTGGCTCGAGGACATCCCGATCGTGCCGCTGTACTACTCCGCCCCGCGGCCCACCGTGCAGCGTGACGGGGTGACCATCATGGTCGACGACGACCGGTTCCGGTTCGAGCCGGGGGAGGAGCCCGTCGAACGTTGGGTCCGGTTCCGCACCCTCGGCTGCTACCCGCTGTCGGGTGCCGTCGAGTCCCGCGCCACGACCCTGCCCGACATCATCCAGGAGATGCTGCTGGCCACCCGCTCCGAACGCGAGGGCCGGGTCATCGACTACGACCAGTCCGGCTCCATGGAGGAGAAGAAGCGCGAGGGGTACTTCTGA
- a CDS encoding DUF222 domain-containing protein gives MEALPAAATAMADGQLPADHARVLADTLRSLEGDARAEAEATLLEAAGTQDARRFGRTCRRLLAQADTDAAQTAQDRRNARRRLAVTETPDGMTLVSGQLAGLGGELVHTTLPAFRRPDPPGRRRTAAQATADALVEICRVALDAGKVPSNRGVRPHVLITVDEPTVADRSATGRGVCEAAWTGPLPWPEARRLLSDASVSRVLLDPAGAPTRAGVGVRTVPAGLWKALQIRDRTCAGDGCTVPAAWCQTMHLDVPYRLDGQLDIDAAAPGCTYHHLMLDRHGWQVTWIDGRPVVHTRDARRAPTRAAPRPDRRGGGAGPNRRRR, from the coding sequence CTGGAGGCGTTACCCGCGGCGGCTACGGCGATGGCCGACGGACAGCTCCCGGCCGATCACGCCCGGGTCCTGGCTGACACCCTGCGCTCGCTCGAAGGCGATGCCCGTGCCGAGGCCGAAGCCACCCTGCTGGAGGCGGCCGGGACCCAGGATGCGCGCCGGTTCGGCAGGACCTGTCGCCGGCTGCTCGCGCAGGCAGACACCGACGCGGCGCAGACGGCCCAGGACCGGCGCAACGCTCGCCGCCGGCTGGCAGTGACCGAGACCCCGGACGGGATGACGCTGGTGTCCGGGCAGCTGGCAGGGCTGGGCGGCGAGCTGGTGCACACCACGCTCCCCGCCTTCCGACGACCCGATCCGCCCGGGCGACGGCGCACCGCCGCGCAGGCCACCGCGGACGCGCTGGTCGAGATCTGCCGGGTCGCCCTGGACGCCGGGAAAGTCCCCTCGAACCGAGGCGTCCGTCCCCACGTGCTGATCACGGTGGACGAACCCACCGTGGCCGACCGGAGCGCGACCGGCCGCGGGGTGTGCGAGGCGGCCTGGACCGGCCCGCTGCCCTGGCCCGAGGCCCGCCGGCTGCTGAGCGACGCGTCGGTGTCCCGCGTGCTGCTCGACCCCGCCGGCGCACCCACCCGGGCCGGCGTCGGGGTCCGCACCGTGCCCGCCGGGCTGTGGAAGGCGCTCCAGATCCGTGACCGGACCTGCGCCGGGGACGGCTGCACCGTGCCCGCGGCCTGGTGCCAGACGATGCACCTCGACGTGCCGTACCGGCTCGATGGCCAGCTCGACATCGACGCCGCCGCTCCCGGGTGCACCTACCACCACCTCATGCTCGACCGCCACGGCTGGCAGGTCACCTGGATCGACGGCCGACCCGTCGTCCACACCCGGGACGCCCGCCGCGCACCGACCCGGGCGGCCCCGCGCCCTGACCGTCGCGGAGGAGGGGCAGGCCCGAACAGGCGGCGACGCTGA
- the cysN gene encoding sulfate adenylyltransferase subunit CysN — protein sequence MTHQSDLIATDIEAYLAEHEQKDLLRLLTCGSVDDGKSTLIGRLLHDSNMIYADHLAALESDSVTSGTTGDQIDLALLMDGLKAEREQGITIDVAYRYFSTARRKFIIADTPGHVQYTRNMVTGASTAQLAIILVDARHGVLEQTRRHSSIASLLGIRHVVVAVNKMDLVDWSKERFDQIAAEYAQLAEGLDLADPYVLPLSALTGANVVDRATEMPWFEGPPLMEHLETVDVRRDVDLDHLRFPVQLVVRPDLDFRGFAGTLASGTLRPGDPVVAVPSGVGSTVARIVTFDGDLEAAGPGDAITVTLTDEIDVSRGDLLVSPGDEPLRAHDVDATVVWMTDQPARPGASYLLQTATGRSNASLRSIDHRVDIATLDHVDADHLDLNDIARCGLTVDRELVFDPYGDQPTTGSFILVDRLTNATVAAGMLHGPTSTWDAEAPAGLTHHRSEITSAERAARLGQRPCTVLFTGTTGSGKTTLAAAVERRLFDRGRTLLRLDGENLRLGLSRDLGFTNADRSENLRRAAEIAVIAGRQGLITLVAVQSPEEEVRQRARDLVGPERFIVVALDAPEEVRRARDPEGLYAAADRGEDVHVPGATSPYEVPTDPDLRLDTSQLSVEACVDAVIEVLVERGFFGDR from the coding sequence ATGACCCACCAGAGCGACCTGATCGCCACCGACATCGAGGCCTACCTCGCCGAGCACGAGCAGAAGGACCTCCTGCGCCTCCTGACCTGCGGCAGCGTCGACGACGGCAAGTCGACCCTGATCGGCCGGCTGCTGCACGACAGCAACATGATCTACGCCGACCACCTCGCCGCACTCGAGTCCGACTCGGTGACCTCCGGCACCACCGGCGACCAGATCGACCTCGCCCTGCTGATGGACGGGCTGAAGGCCGAACGCGAGCAGGGCATCACCATCGACGTGGCCTACCGCTACTTCTCCACCGCCCGTCGCAAGTTCATCATCGCCGACACCCCGGGGCACGTGCAGTACACGCGGAACATGGTCACCGGCGCGTCGACCGCGCAGCTGGCCATCATCCTGGTCGACGCACGCCACGGCGTCCTCGAGCAGACCCGCCGGCACAGCTCGATCGCCAGCCTGCTCGGCATCCGTCACGTGGTCGTCGCGGTCAACAAGATGGACCTGGTCGACTGGTCGAAGGAGCGGTTCGACCAGATCGCCGCCGAGTACGCGCAGCTGGCCGAGGGGCTCGACCTCGCCGACCCGTACGTGCTGCCGCTTTCGGCGCTGACCGGCGCCAACGTGGTCGACCGCGCGACCGAGATGCCCTGGTTCGAGGGGCCGCCGCTGATGGAGCACCTCGAGACCGTCGACGTGCGTCGCGACGTCGACCTCGACCACCTGCGCTTCCCCGTCCAGCTGGTGGTCCGCCCCGACCTCGACTTCCGCGGCTTCGCCGGCACGCTCGCCTCCGGGACCCTGCGGCCCGGTGACCCCGTGGTGGCCGTGCCCTCCGGCGTTGGCTCCACCGTGGCCCGCATCGTCACCTTCGACGGCGACCTCGAGGCGGCCGGACCCGGCGACGCGATCACCGTCACGTTGACCGACGAGATCGACGTCTCGCGCGGGGACCTGCTGGTCAGCCCGGGCGACGAGCCGCTGCGCGCCCACGACGTCGACGCCACGGTGGTCTGGATGACCGACCAGCCGGCCCGGCCGGGCGCCAGCTACCTGCTGCAGACCGCCACCGGCCGGTCGAACGCGTCGCTGCGCAGCATCGACCACCGCGTCGACATCGCCACGCTCGACCACGTCGACGCCGACCACCTCGACCTCAACGACATCGCACGGTGCGGGCTGACCGTCGACCGCGAGCTGGTCTTCGACCCCTACGGCGACCAGCCCACCACCGGGTCGTTCATCCTCGTCGACCGGCTGACCAACGCCACCGTCGCCGCCGGGATGCTGCACGGTCCGACCAGCACCTGGGACGCCGAGGCACCCGCCGGGCTCACCCACCACCGCTCGGAGATCACCTCCGCCGAACGGGCCGCCCGTCTCGGCCAGCGGCCCTGCACGGTGCTGTTCACCGGGACCACGGGGTCGGGCAAGACGACCCTGGCCGCGGCGGTCGAGCGACGCCTGTTCGACCGCGGCCGGACGCTCCTGCGCCTCGACGGCGAGAACCTGCGCCTCGGCCTGTCACGCGACCTCGGGTTCACCAACGCCGACCGGTCCGAGAACCTGCGCCGCGCCGCCGAGATCGCCGTCATCGCCGGCCGGCAGGGCCTGATCACCCTCGTGGCCGTCCAGTCGCCCGAGGAGGAGGTCCGCCAGCGCGCCCGTGACCTCGTCGGCCCCGAACGGTTCATCGTGGTCGCCCTCGACGCGCCGGAGGAGGTCCGCCGCGCCCGCGACCCCGAGGGGCTGTACGCCGCGGCCGACCGTGGCGAGGACGTCCACGTCCCCGGTGCGACCTCGCCGTACGAGGTCCCGACCGACCCCGATCTGCGCCTCGACACCTCGCAGTTGTCGGTCGAGGCCTGCGTCGACGCGGTC